Proteins found in one Plasmodium relictum strain SGS1 genome assembly, chromosome: 13 genomic segment:
- the SYN11 gene encoding syntaxin, Qa-SNARE family, putative, protein MEDILNEIISLSEKKREEKEENKKKKKKKNFKDDDTYNYCDASTNCTVDDINTEKINIFSKIINDNKGNESDMYKDIEKNVDENTPLFQNENTLNTYLLNVNDINTNISNIYKNIDKINVIKKKIDLNIYDNEKLYKKVNLIINDSEQIVEHIKIKINELNNENNEFERSSNMISEIKLRINIFIDVVNKYKCCINKYKNICNQYYEYVNKNIIKHYKLIHPNLNDHNIHKLLKQNNHSIEDFLNMNKTCQNNNIYYTNVEQIEIEKIKEKYNELKNLEKSILSLNELYIELAYVIKKRKNVINNIENNVFQVKEYTEDALTNIIEAKKYNAMIKQKIMYFSIFLLIVAFIILFPIFFNFTLF, encoded by the coding sequence atggaggatattttaaatgagaTAATTTCAttaagtgaaaaaaaaagagaagaaaaagaggaaaacaagaaaaaaaaaaaaaaaaaaaattttaaagatgATGACACTTACAATTATTGTGATGCATCAACTAATTGTACAGTTGATGATATAAAtacagaaaaaataaatatatttagtaaaataataaatgataataaaggAAATGAATCAGATATGTATAAagatattgaaaaaaatgttGATGAAAATACTCCTTTAtttcaaaatgaaaatacaTTAAACACATATTTACTAAATGTAAATGATATAAACACTAATATttctaatatttataaaaatattgataaaataaatgttataaaaaaaaaaatagatttaaatatatatgataacgaaaaattatataaaaaagtgaatttaataataaatgattCGGAACAAATCGTtgaacatataaaaataaaaattaatgaattaaataatgaaaataatgaatttgaAAGAAGCAGCAATATGATCAGTGAAATTAAATTgcgaataaatatatttattgacGTTGTAAATAAGTACAAATGTtgcataaataaatataaaaatatatgtaatcaatattatgaatatgtaaataaaaatataattaagcATTATAAATTGATACATCCCAACTTAAACGATcataatatacataaattattaaaacagAATAATCACAGTATAGaagattttttaaatatgaataaaacaTGCCAaaacaataatatatattatacaaATGTGGAACAaatagaaatagaaaaaataaaagaaaaatacaatgaattaaaaaatcttGAGAAAAGTATATTATCATTGAATGAATTATATATTGAACTAGcatatgtaataaaaaaaagaaaaaacgttattaataatattgaaaataacGTATTTCAAGTAAAAGAATATACAGAAGATGCTTTGACAAACATAATAGaagcaaaaaaatataatgcaatgattaaacaaaaaattatgtattttagtatttttcttttaatagtcgcttttattattttatttccaattttttttaattttacactgttttaa
- a CDS encoding voltage-dependent anion-selective channel protein, putative — protein sequence MDFPKLLNKPSIDLLKNDFPHSSKFELEHTSISKYPFLKSGLSFSNNTYSIYTSFKNSIYDTKNEIKFDNSGINFLDIKYQPAFIKNVNLCGKYMKNSEKADDTFEIYSEYNTEDTNIFSSINVRNFFFKYIHVYSHPKYPNFKLGGLIQGNLDIKNLQYSFGGAYTKNHNDNHYIFSFRSIPSNKHLYGLLAFNLFFQNKNINDNAVSIEVVQNMIEKKANINVASIWYLNNKNTFIKTKISNDTKVALSLTHKYNEFVTVTLGSQIDLSKISLPDNTKFGVKLYLKS from the exons atggaTTTTCCCAAATTATTAAACAAACCTTCAATag atttattaaaaaatgactTTCCTCATTCAAGCAAATTTGAGTTAGAGCATACTAGTATTTCTAAATATCCA tttttAAAAAGTGGCTTATCATTTTCAAATAATACATATAGCATTTACACAAGCTTTAAAAATAGCATTTATGATAcgaaaaatgaaataaaatttgatAACTCAGGAATAAATTTTCTAGATATAAAGTATCAA cctgctttcataaaaaatgttaatttGTGTGGAAAGTATATGAAAAATAGTGAAAAAGCAGATGATACGTTTGAAATATATAGTGAATATAACACTGAAGATACGAACATATTTTCATCAATTAATGTTcgaaactttttttttaaatatattcatgTCTATTCCCATCCTAAATATCCAAATTTTAAACTTGGAG gTTTAATTCAAGGAAATCTGGATATCAAAAATTTGCAGTACTCATTTGGTGGAGCATACACTAAAAATCATAATGAtaatcattatattttttcattcagatc AATTCCTAGCAACAAACATTTATATGGATTATTagcatttaatttattttttcaaaataaaaatataaatgataatgcTGTTAGTATTGAGGTTGTCCAGAATATGattgaaaaaaaagcaaatatAAATGTTGCATCTATATGGTatcttaataataaaaatacttttataaaaacaaagATTAGTAATGATACTAAAGTTGCTTTATCACTAACtcataaatataatgaatttgTAACTGTAACATTAGGATCACAA attGATTTATCAAAAATATCTCTTCCagataatacaaaatttggagtaaaattatatttaaaatcttaa